In Amycolatopsis sp. FBCC-B4732, the genomic stretch GTCACCGCGCTGACGCTGAAGGCGGCCGACGGCGACCATTCCGCGCTCGACACCGCGCTCAGCACCGCGACCGGGTTCCTCTTCCTGCTCGCGGGCGCGGTCGCGCACGTCCGGCGCCCGGCCAACCCGATCGGCGTGCTCATCGCGCTCGCCGGCGTCGCGCTGTTCCTCGAAGACCTCCAGTTCACCCGCGACCCCGTGCTGTACACGATCGCCGTGCCGCTGCGCGCCGCGTCCAGCCCGGTGATCGCGCACCTCGTGCTCGCGTTCCCGCACGGCAGGCTGCGCACGCGGGGGGAACGGCTGCTCGTCGCCGCGGCCTACCTGGTGGTGCTCGGTTCCGGCGTGGTCGGGCTGCTGGCTGGCGACGACCCGCGCGACCTGCTGGCGATCCGGCCCGGCCCGGGCGGCGGCGCCTTCGCCGACCGCGCTCTCGAGCTCGCCGCGACGGCGATCAGCGCCGGCGTGGTCGTCGTGCTGCTCTACCGCTGGCTGACCGGACGGCTGCCGCAGCGGCGCCTGCTCTCGCCGGTCGTCGCGATCGCCCTGCTGGGCGCGCTCACGTCGGGGGCGGGCACCGCGCTCGGCGACGGGCACCCGCTGTCCGAGCCGCTGCTGCAGGCGTACCGGATCCTGTTCTGCCTGTGGCCGCTGGCGTTCCTGGCCGGAGTGCTGCGCGCCCGCGTCGGCAACGCGGAGATGATCCGGCTGCTGCTGGAGCGCGACGGCAGCGGGCTGGCCGCGCTGGTGCAGGACGACGAGGTCTGGAAGGACAGCCGGTCGATCGACGCGCTCGACGCCGCGGCCGGGCTGGTGCTCGACAACCAGCGGCTCACGGCGGAGCTGGAGCAGCGGCTGGCCGAGGTGCGGGCGTCGCGGGCGCGGCTGGTGGCGGCCGGCGACGACGAGCGCCGCCGGCTGGAGCGCGACCTGCACGACGGCGCCCAGCAGCGGCTGGTGAGCGTCGTGCTGCTGCTGCGGATGACCGGCCGCCGCTACGGTG encodes the following:
- a CDS encoding sensor histidine kinase, whose product is MTGLLIAGPALGVTALTLKAADGDHSALDTALSTATGFLFLLAGAVAHVRRPANPIGVLIALAGVALFLEDLQFTRDPVLYTIAVPLRAASSPVIAHLVLAFPHGRLRTRGERLLVAAAYLVVLGSGVVGLLAGDDPRDLLAIRPGPGGGAFADRALELAATAISAGVVVVLLYRWLTGRLPQRRLLSPVVAIALLGALTSGAGTALGDGHPLSEPLLQAYRILFCLWPLAFLAGVLRARVGNAEMIRLLLERDGSGLAALVQDDEVWKDSRSIDALDAAAGLVLDNQRLTAELEQRLAEVRASRARLVAAGDDERRRLERDLHDGAQQRLVSVVLLLRMTGRRYGDDLPPEVRALLSGSVDELQTAITELRELARGIRPAILTEAGLVAAVRSLADRSPMEVALSVGTVPRLDAAVEATAYFVASEALTNALKHAETDHVGVRITTEGAELRVEVTDRGVGGASLDGGTGLAGLRDRVEALGGELTVSSGDGGTAVHAVIPLVAETP